GATTCGTCCTTTTTTCCGCCCATATCCCCCGATATTCTGGCACTTCTCCTTTGCCGTCAAGAGGTTCGTGGAAGGTACGCCAAAGGATTCTCGGGAACCCCACGCAAGCGTACCTCAAAGTGGAGATGGGGCCCCGTCGCCCATCCGGTCTTGCCGACTCTGGCAATGATCTGCCCCTTTTTGACACGGTCGCCCATCTTCACAAGGATGACCGAGTTATGAGCATAAACAGTCGATATTTCCCGGGCATGTTTGAGGACAACCACATTTCCGTATCCTTTCATGCCATGGCCGCTGTAGACCACCTTTCCGTCGGCCGCCGCCCTGACGGGTGTCCCGATGGGTGCAGGGAGATCGATACCCTGGTGGTTTTTCCCCTTCCTGGGCCCGAACCCGGAGGAAGGAGAAGCTGTGAGGGGCCACGCGATCCTGATGACCCCCGGGGAAGGCGCCGGCACCCGGCCGGGGTGATAGGGCTCGACATGCAGAACCCTCCTGGCCCCCGGTATGAAGAGCTTTCGGCCAACCGGAATGGCCGTGACATCCTCAATACCGTTAACCCATTGAAGGGTCTCTAGTTCCACCCCGTAGGATTTCGCAATACGCCAGAGGGTCTGGCCCTTTTCCACGGTGTGATAAACGCCTCCGAAGTCCGCAGAGTATCCCGGGTGCCCTGGAGCCCCGCTATCCCGGCGTACTCCCCCGCTCTGGGCGCAAGCGGCCACGAGCATGATAACAGGAATCAGAATGCCCAGTCGAATATTAAATTTCACGGGTTCAATTCTCCTCCGTCTGCCGCCTGTTCCCTTTGAAAAGGGGCTTCAGGATAAGAAACCCGCCCAGAAGGAGCGCCACAAAAACCAGGGTGAACCAGTTGAAATACCTCTCGATAAGGACCTTCATCTCCTCACCCCAAAAGAATATGGACCCCGCCACCAGGAAAAACCGGGCGCTTCTGCTTATGGCCGAGACCGTGGCAAACGGCAGAAACGGGATGGCAAAGGTGCCGGCCGACAGGGTGAATACCTTGTAGGGAATGGGGGTAAAGCCCGCGATGCCGATAGCCCACACCTCATACTTCTCATAGGCGTCCCTGACCATGTTGATCTTCGCCTCGGAAAAAAGCCGGTGAAGCAATGGCCGCCCTCCCAGCCAACCCAGGAAGTATCCGAATATACCCCCGAGAAGGGACCCGGCGGAACAGACAAGGGCGAAGACAAAAGCCTCCTTGGGACGAATCAGGGCCATGGCGATGAGCAGCACGTCAGGAGGAATGGGAAAGAACGAGGATTCCGCGAAAGCCAGCCCGAAGAGGGCAATGACGCT
This is a stretch of genomic DNA from Deltaproteobacteria bacterium. It encodes these proteins:
- a CDS encoding DedA family protein, giving the protein MSGLVQWVIAWSQSPSSVIALFGLAFAESSFFPIPPDVLLIAMALIRPKEAFVFALVCSAGSLLGGIFGYFLGWLGGRPLLHRLFSEAKINMVRDAYEKYEVWAIGIAGFTPIPYKVFTLSAGTFAIPFLPFATVSAISRSARFFLVAGSIFFWGEEMKVLIERYFNWFTLVFVALLLGGFLILKPLFKGNRRQTEEN
- a CDS encoding LysM peptidoglycan-binding domain-containing M23 family metallopeptidase; the protein is MKFNIRLGILIPVIMLVAACAQSGGVRRDSGAPGHPGYSADFGGVYHTVEKGQTLWRIAKSYGVELETLQWVNGIEDVTAIPVGRKLFIPGARRVLHVEPYHPGRVPAPSPGVIRIAWPLTASPSSGFGPRKGKNHQGIDLPAPIGTPVRAAADGKVVYSGHGMKGYGNVVVLKHAREISTVYAHNSVILVKMGDRVKKGQIIARVGKTGWATGPHLHFEVRLRGVPENPLAYLPRTS